The region GTAGCGTTTCACCGTCGCTGGATATCGCTATATCTCTGATAATATTTTCACCGCTAGTCCACGCGCCTAACAGCTTACCCGACTTGGCAGAAAACAGGCTAACAGACAGCCTGTTGGATATGTAAAATACACTGGCGTTGTCAGCGATACCGGTCAACTCAATATTACCTTCCGCGATACAGGGAAATACTTTTTTGTCTGAGATGTTACTCCATAAGCAAACTTCATCTTGCCTTGCAATGACAGACAAAGCACCATTTTGAGATAGGTCTGACGATTGTACCAACCCTGAGCCATGTTTCTTTTGGGCACTTGCGGGTGTTTCAAAATGAGAGTCAAACAAGCAGCCCGTCAATAGTAATGACAAGGCCGTAGCGGATATTTTTTTCATTTTTATAATCCTTTCGGTATTAGGCACTCAAGCTAATACTCTTTTTCCGTATACACGTTCACTGCCAAAGTTGTTACCCTCAGCATATTCCAGCAACTTACCTGATTGTAATGGCATAGTTAAATGGGTCACCTAACCAGAAGATTAGATGACGCATCTTAGCAGTATACAAACTTTATTATTACACTCCACCTAACACGCCTGTCCGCATGCCCAGCCGCAGCTCCAGGCGTATTGGAAGTTGTAGCCGCCGAGCCAGCCGGTGACGTCGGTGACTTCGCCGATAAAGTACAGGCCCGGGGCTTTTTTGGCTTCGAAGGTTTTGGAGCTGAGTTCGTCGGTGTCGACGCCGCCCAGGGTGACTTCGGCGGTGCGGTAACCCTCTGTGCCATTGGGTTTAATGTGCCAGTGGTGTAGGGCGTGGGCCAGCGTGTCGATTTCGCTGTGACTGAGCTGGTTGGCATTTTTTTCCGGTACGGTTTGCTCGTTGATTAATACCTCAACAAAGCGTTTAGGTAATATTGTACTAAGCAGGTTTTTCAGAGATTTATTACCCTGCTCCTGGCGCCAGTCGTGCAACTGAGCATGCATATCCGTCTCTGGCAGCAGGTTAACAATCACACCCTGTCCGGCGCGCCAGAAGGAGGAGATCTGCAAAATCGCGGGCCAGACAGGCCACGGTGGGTAAACAGCAGGTTCTCTTTGAAGCGGGTGCCATCTTCGCTTTGTGCAGTGCAGGGTAAGCTTACACCCGCCAGGCCATCAAAGCGGGCTTTATCGTGGTCGTGCAAAGTAAAGGGCACCAGCGCTGCCATAGTCGGCAGTACTTTCAGGCCAAACTGCTCGGCAATTTTATAGCCAATGGGGGTGGCGCCCAGTTTGGGCATAGTGAGGCCTCCTGCGGCCACCACCAGAGATTCACAACTAAACACCTGCTCAGAGGTGGTGACGATATATCCGCCGGCTTCGGTGCGTTCAACTTTAATGACTTCGTTACGCAGAAATACCTCAACCCCGGCCCAGTCGCATTCGGTTAACAGAATGTCGACGATATCCTGAGCGCTGTTATCACAAAACAGCTGACCCAGGGTTTTATGGTGATAAGCCAGCCCGTGGCGGTCCACCAGCTCAATAAAGTCGTGCTGGGTGTAACGGCTCAGGCAGGACTTCACAAAATGGGGATTGGCGCATAAATAGTTCTGTGGCGTAGCACCTTCATTGGTAAAATTGCAACGACCACCACCACTAATGAGTATTTTTCGACCAGCTTTTTTACCCATATCGACCACCGCGACACTGCGCCCCCGATACCCAGCCTGTGCCGCGCACATCAGGCCAGCCGCGCCCGCGCCGATGATCACCACATCAAAGTTCAACATTGTATATTGTGTCCTGAAAAAGTTATGCGCTTATTGTATCAACTTATGCCCTGGAGGTGGAGTAATGCGATTATTTAGCAAACAAAGGCACATAATTTTATCACAACTAGTAATAAAATATTAACCATTTACAATCGTTTACAATACTAACTAATTCATACTTCATACTGTAACAAATAATAATTATGCAATAAAAACAAAGAATTATTGTCATAATTGAACTATTTAGCCATCCGCTTATAACAAAAACAATAGTGTAAATAACAAAACAGCACTTTAAATAGTTTAACCAGTTCTTTACCTTCGATAACCATCTGCTTGCACACGCAAACAGAACAACAACAACAAGTAAGAAACTAGGAATCATAATAATGACAACACGCAACTTAAAAATCGGCGCTGTCGCGCTAGCGATGTCAGGCATGTTCGCCGCTTCTAATGCAATGGCTAACAACGTTGAAGCATTCAATAATAACGCAAACATTGCTCAACTGAGCCAGAAAATGCAAAGCCAGAACACTGCCGGTACCCAGTTCATCATTAAATATAAAGATAACAGCAATCAGCTTATGTCTATTTCTGGTGCCGACATGTCACCAGCTATGATGAACTCGCGTGCACAAAGTTTCGTGAAGAACTTCAAAAGCAAGAAAAAATCTTCACTGAAAACTAAGTACGTTCGCAAGATGGCGCTAAGCAACCACCACGTTATGCGTGTTGATCAAAAGCTGAGTGCAGCTGAAGCACAAAGCCTGATGATGGAAATGTCTGCTACTGGCAACATTGAGTACATTGAAATTGACCAAATGTTACAGCCTTTCGCGACGCCTAACGATCCGCGTTATTCTGATCAGTGGCATTACTTTGAAGCAGCTGGCGGTATCAACGCACCAGCAGCATGGGACAAAGCTACGGGTAACGGCGTAGTTGTTGCTGTTCTTGATACTGGTTACCGTCCACACGCTGACCTGAACGCAAACATTCTACCAGGTTACGACATGATCTCTGATCTGTCTGTTGCCAACGATGGCGGCGGTCGTGACAGCGACGCACGTGACCCGGGTGATGCGGTATCCGCAAACGAGTGTGGTTACACGCACAGCGCACGCAGCTCAAGCTGGCACGGTACACACGTAGCAGGTACGGTTGCTGCAGTTTCTAACAACGGTGAAGGTGTTGCCGGTGTTGCTTACGACGCAAAAGTTGTACCTGTACGTGTACTTGGTAAGTGTGGTGGTCTGACTTCAGATATCGCTGACGCTATCATCTGGGCTTCAGGTGGTTCAGTATCAGGTGTGCCTGCTAACTCTAATCCAGCTGACGTTATTAATATGAGCTTAGGTGGCAGTGGTGCATGTAGCTCTACGACTCAAAACGCGATCAACACAGCGCGTGCTAACGGTACAACCATTGTTATTGCAGCTGGTAACGACAACGATAACTCTGCAAACTACAACCCAGGTAACTGTTCAGGCATCATCAACGTTGCGTCTGTAGGCCGTAACGGTGGTCGTGCTTACTACTCTAACTACGGTTCAAACATCGACGTTGCAGCACCAGGTGGTGCGCAAAGCTTTGCGAATGACCCAGAAGGTATTCTGTCTACTTATAATTCAGGCAGCAACACACCTTCAAGCGACAGCTATTCATACTCACAAGGTACGTCAATGGCGGCACCTCACGTTGCAGGTGTAGCGGCACTTATCAAGCAAGCGAAACCTTCTGCAACGCCTGATGAAGTAGAGAGCATCCTGAAGAGCACGACACGTAGCTTCCCTGCAACATGTACTAGCTGTGGTACAGGTATCATTGATGCATCAGCAGCCGTAGATGCAGCACTGGGCGGCACTGGCGGTAACGAGCTGGAAGATGGCGTAGCTAAGACTAGCCTTTCTGGCGGCACGGGCAGCGAAACTTTCTACACCTTTGAGGTAGGCAGTGGCGTAAGCAAAGTAACCTTCACTATGAGTGGTGGTACTGGTGATGCTGACCTGTACGTACGCGCAAATGCTAAGCCGACTCAGTCAGCTTACGACTGTCGTCCATACGAAGGTGGTAACAACGAAGTATGTACAATTGATAACCCGTCGACTGGTACTTACCACGTTATGATGCGCGGTTACTCTGCATACAGCGGTGTTAGCCTGAAAGCTGAAACTGCTGGCGGTTCAACGGGCCCGGTTGAGTTAACTGAGTCTAACCTGTCTGCAAGTACTGGCAACTGGATCCAGAAATCACTAAACGTACCTGCGGGTATGAGCAGCCTGACAGTAACTATCTCTGGTGGTACTGGCGACGCTGACCTGTTCGTTAAGCAAGGTAGTGCACCTACCAGCTCTAGCTACGATTGCCGTCCTTATAAAGGTGGTAATGCAGAGACTTGTACTTTCACTAACCCACAAGCAGGTACCTGGTACTTCGGTCTTAACGCTTACAGAACTTTCTCTGGCGTAACATTAAACGCAAAAGCACAATAAGCACTTTCCCCAGGCTTTTTAATGAGGGCTAAACCTTAGGGTTTGGCCCTTTTTTATTGGAAATTGTTAAAGCGCCCGCTATGTCGCTTGATGTGCTTATCCAGTCATTTCGGGCTCGACATGGGATCTAGTTGCCGGCCGCTGCATAAAGTGGAGCACTCAGGAGTAAAACGCCTCCCGTTTCCATCTGTGGTAGGTGTGTTGTATTTGGATGGTTCCCGGCTCGGGGGCCGGGATGACAGGGTTTTGAGTGCGGAATAATTGAATACATCATGCACTCCGTCATCTAAAAGCCAGCTCCGTTGTCCTATGCCCCCTCCCAGTCATCCCGTGCTCGACACGGGATCTACTCACTGGCGACTGCGTAAGATGGCGTTACTCAGATGCTAAACACCTCTCGTTACTCTCTGTGGTAGGTGTGTTGTATTTGCAATTGTTCCCAGCTCAGGGATCGGGATGACGGGCTTTACAGGGCTGAGAGATGAATTTATGAATGGCTAGTTCTGCGGTCTATCAAAGCACATGGAGAAGTGATGTGCAGAGCCATATATTGGAGGTTGTGAATAACGTAATTGCTCAGCCTGAGCACTTAATTCGCGTGATATAACAATGCACTTCTAAATGAGTATTTATCGTCTAACTGGGCAAGAAAGTACAAAGGAAAGTCGATGCATGTATTTTGGGGGATATTCGAGAGTCATTCAAACTACGGAATGACTCAACGATAACGTGGCTATTCAGCGCTTGGAATATAGGAGAAAAGGTAACATGCGCTGCTACTCCACTTACATTTGTTCAAACAAGCTGTCTGTGCTCAAGCCCTCATGTTGTAAGATGTCTTTTAGACGACGCAGTGCTTCAACCTGAATTTGGCGAACACGTTCACGGGTTAGTCCGATCTCGCGACCCACATCTTCCAAAGTCGATGGTTCATACCCTAACAGACCAAAACGACGTGCAAGCACTTCTCTTTGTTTCGGGTTCAATTCACCCAGCCAGTCAACGATATGGCGGTTAATGTCTTTGTTCTGAACTTCGCTTTCCGGCTCGTAACCACGCTCGTCAGCAATAATGTCTAATAACGCTTTGTCATTATCCCCGCCGATAGGCGTGTCTACGGACGTAATTTTCTCGTTCAGACGCAACATCTTACTGACATCTTCAACCGGTCTGTCGAGTGACTCTGCGATTTCCTCCGCAGTCGGTTCATGATCCAGCTTTTGAGTCAGTTCACGTGCTGTACGGAGGTACACATTGAGCTCTTTGACCACATGGATAGGTAAGCGAATGGTGCGAGTCTGGTTCATAATGGCCCGCTCAATGGTCTGACGGATCCACCAGGTCGCATAGGTAGAAAAGCGAAAACCTCGTTCCGGATCGAACTTCTCAACGGCTCGGATCAGGCCTAAGTTTCCTTCTTCAATCAGGTCAAGTAACGCCAGTCCCCGATTGTTGTAACGCCGCGCAATTTTTACTACCAGTCGCAGGTTACTTTCGATCATACGTTTACGAGACGCCTCACAGCCTTTCAACGCCTTACGCGCGAAGTACACTTCTTCTTCAGCACTCAGCAGCGGCGAAAAGCCAATCTCTCCCAAATACAATTGGGTTGCATCTAAATTCTTAACGCTGTCGTCCTTGGCGAAAAGTTCTTCATCATTTTCGATATCTTCAAGCAGCTCCGTTTTGGGCTCCTCGACTGAAACATCTTCAAACTTCTCGTCCAATTCTGGATTTACTTTACTATTCAATTTTGCTGTTTGAGCCATAAGCATCCCCCAAGCGAATAAGTGACAGTTTTCCATCATTACGTCGATAGGCTAATTTTTAGGCAAGAACCTACCGGGATTTACGGCTTGTCCGCGGTAACGGATCTCAAACCGCAACGCAACAGATGATGCGTCTGTATCTCCCATTTCGGCAATTTTTTGCCCAGCTTTAACTTGCTGCTGCTCTCTTACTAGCAATTTGGAATTGTGGGCGTACGCGCTAAGATAATCATCTGTGTGTTTAAGTATGATTAAATTACCGTATCCCCGTAACGCACTCCCTGCATATACAACAACACCATTTGCCGCAGCCTTAACAGATGTTCCCTTTTTATTTGAAATCTGAATTCCCTTATAGCCGTTTTCTTTGACAGAAAAGCGTCGGGTCACCTTACCAACTGCGGGCCAGCGCCATCGTACCTTATTATTTGACAACTGTTTGGTATGACTGGATTTTTCGCTGGCTTGCTTTTGAACATACTCTCGTTGCTTGGGACGATCAAGCTCTTTTTTCGGTGAAATGTTATTTTTTTGTTTTTTATCGGTTAAATTTACGGTTTTTGCTGATTGCTTTTTAGACGTTTTATTCGTCTTTTTTGGATAGTCTAAGGAGATGATCTGACCAGGGAAAATCGTGTAGGGAGGCTTAATTTTATTGATTTTGGCAACAGTTCTAACATCCTTATTTGCACTAAAAGCAATAGCAAACAAAGTGTCACCTTTTTTAACCTTATATTGATTATTTTTTATTTGAATTTTTTGTTTATAGCTGGTCTTACCTTTGGAGAGATTAACAACCGGAGCGGGGGAATGTGGCGTAGTACATGCGGCCAGAAAATAGCACAACAGCAAAAGAGTATTGATGCGCGTCCGATTCATGCCTTGATTACTTTCCGCTTGTTAATTCGACCATCCACTTTAGCATACTCAACTGGATTTTCTCGCTTTTTTTGTCAAGTCTAGCTCAGTGCGCCCGGAATTAAAGGAACGAAACGTACCTCTGCCAGTTTATTTTCAATGAATTGCTGACCTTGTCTTTGGTACATAGTAAGAACCTGATGTTGCTCACCAACAGGGATCACCATCACCCCACCATCGCACAGTTGCTCAAGCAGCGCCTGAGGTACTTGCGCCGCTGCTGCGGTGACTATGATGCCCTCATAGGGCCCTTTCGAAGCCCAGCCCTGCCAGCCATCACCATGCTTCATTGCCACATTATACAGATCCAGCATATGTAAGCGGCGCTTTGCCTGCCATTGTAGTGCTTTGATCCGCTCAATGCTGTACACCTCGTCAAACAGCTGAGCCAGCACGGCCGTCTGATATCCAGAGCCAGTGCCAACCTCCAGCACTTTTTTAGCAACTCCCGCCTGGCGCAACAGCTCGGTCATTCGCGCAACGACCAAAGGCTGAGAAATCGTTTGCCCTTGCCCAATCGGCAGCGCCGTATTTTCATATGACTTATGCTGCAACACAGTGTCAACAAACAAATGTCGGGGTGTGATCTCCAGGCAATTCAGCACCTCAGGGTCGTTAATACCATGGCGCGCCAGTGTTGCAACCAATGCCTCTGCGCTGCGTTTATAGTTTTTGAGCAACGTACTTACTCCTGAGCAGCAATCCAGCTTGACAGCGAATCCAGGCTTTCATGTGCTGTCATATCAACTTTAAGTGGTGTTATGGCTGCATAACCTTGTTTAACTGCATAAAAATCGGTGCCTTCTCCGGCATCCAACTCCTGACCCAGTGACCCATACCAATAAACGTCTCTGTTCCAGGGATCCAGCTGCCGAGTCATCGTTTCGGCTTTATGCCTGGCCCCTAAGCGAGTCACCAGCATGCCTTTTAGGTCGGACAGGGGAATGTCTGGCACATTGATATTGATGATCTGATCTTTGGGTAGCGGATGGCTTTTTAGTGCTTTGATAAGTTTAACTGTAACAGCCGCCGCAGTTTCATAGTGTGCTTCACGTTTTGAGCAAAGTGATACAGCAATGGCAGGTAAGCCAAGATGACGCCCCTCGGTGGCGGCGGCAACGGTGCCCGAATAAAGCGTATCGTCGCCCAGGTTGGCGCCGTTATTGATACCAGCCACTACCAGATCCGGCGCTTCATCGAGCAGCTGATTCACCCCCAGATGCACACAGTCGGTGGGTGTTCCGTTGACACTCACAAAGCCATTATCCAGTGTTGTTGCCCGCAATGGGTTTATCAGTGTCAGAGAATTACTTGCACCACTGCAATTGCGGTCGGGCGCAATGACCACAACCTCTGCGATTTCGCACAAAGCTTTGTAGAGTACTTCAATGCCTTTTGCATGTACCCCATCGTCGTTACTGAGCAGTATCTTCATCTTGGTTGTTTCCTTTTTTATCGTAGTTGCGATGGCTGACATCTTCATGATGCACCAGCTCACGCAGTATCGCGGTGGCATAACACCCTTTAGGTAAATCAAAACTAAGCTGAATTGTTGTTGCCTCCAGGGACTTTACCAGCAGATTTCCGGGTATCACCCGAAGTGCCCTGCGCTCGTTTTTAAGCCCTAAGGAGCCTAGTCCCTGCCACCAGTCGGCAAAGGGTTTGAGCCACTCTACCTCTAGTGCGGTAAGGCCTTTTTCGCCTTTACCCAGCAAAGGAGCAGACAACACGATATCCTCTTCAAGCAGCCGAACTATCAGCTCATCACTGATGTCTTCTTCAAAAAACGCGTTGCTGCCACTGAGCATAAACACTTCACGATGCCAGGTTTTTGCCAGGCCATGCTCAGCAACCCGCCGAGAGACCAGCTGATTAAAAATATGTGAGCGCGCCGCAGAGATCACCAGACCTCGTAATTTTTTATCACGGATCCGCTCTCCTTCAAACAGTCTTTGCGCCATTTCCAGGTTATACCCATCATGACCAAAGCGTTGCTCACCAAAATAGTTGGGCACGCCCTGACGCACCGCGTTAACGCGTGACAACAGATCCAGTGGTTCACTGACATTACGTAGCGTGATGGTAAAACGATTACCTTTGTGACATCCGGTGCGTAACTTTCGGTTATGACGAACTTGCTTAAGCACAAACAGACTGTCACAGTTGAGCTTACTGAAATCCAGTGACTGCTTGATTGGCACCGGTACGCTAAACCACTGAGTACAGACACCATGGCGATCTTTGAGTCCACCGTAGCTGACATCTCTTGGCGCGACACCGGCAAATTCAGCCAGTTTGCGAGCAATAAAGGCGGTGTTCTCACCTTTTTTAACTATCTGCAGGCAAACATGCTCCCCTTCCCCGGTAAATTCAATGTCGAGGATTTCATCAACCATAAAGTCTTCAGGCTGAGATTTAAATTCAGCACGCGCTTGTGGTTTACCATACAAGTAATTGAGCTCAGATACACAGGTTTTCACACTAAGCCACCTTCGTCAGTAGCACCACAGCATGACTGGAAATGCCTTCTTTTCTTCCTTCAAAGCCCAACTTTTCAGTGGTCGTTGCTTTGACATTAACCAGGCCAATGTCGGCGTTGCAATCCGCCGCCAGATTAGCGCGCATGGCATCGATATGCGGGCGCATTTTTGGTGCCTGGGCCACTATGGTGACATCCAGATTACCGAGCTGATAGCCTAAGTCGCTGACCTGCTCCATGACCCTACGCAGCAGGATACGGCTGTCGATATTTTCAAATTCAGCCGCTGTATCCGGAAAATGCTTTCCAATATCGCCCAGTGCCAGTGCACCGAGCAAAGCATCACACACAGCATGGATAGCAACATCACCGTCGGAGTGTGCAATAAAGCCTTGTGTGTAAGGGATCTTCTCACCACAAATAGTCAGCGGGCCTTCGCCACCAAACTTATGAACATCAAACCCGTGACCTATGCGAATCATAGTGACCTCTCTTTACTTTGTTGTGACATCAGAAAACTGGCAAGCGCATAGTCTTCCGGTGTGGTAATTTTAATGTTGTCTGAGCGGCCACTGACTAATCGAACTGGCAGCCCAGCATGCTCGATGGCCGACGCTTCATCGGTGATTTGAACTTGGTTTTGCAGTGCCTGCTGCAACGCATTGAGCAGCTGCTGATATGGAAAAAACTGGGGTGTGAGCGCCTGCCATAAGGTCTCTCGTGGCACAGTTTCTTCGCTGTGACTGGTGCCGCGCTTAATGGTATCTTTAACTTTACTCGCCAAAATACCGCCTTCCTGATGCGTTAAGCATTGCTCCATCAGATTAGTGATATCGCTCACTTCAACCAAAGGTCTGGCCGCATCATGGACCAGCACCCAGTCCGGTGGCGTGTCCTGCATGGCCAGCAAGACATTCAGAACAGAGTCGGCACGCTCTTTACCACCATTAACCCGTCTGACGTTCAGTCCACTGAGTGACAACTCGCTAAAATAACCGTCGGTTTCGCTTATTGCCACGTAAATTTGGTTTAGCTGTGGCAATGTAGCCAGTTTAGTGAGCGTGTGCTCAAGCACAGTTTTGTCGCCAATTTTAAGGTATTGCTTAGGATGGTTCAGTCCCATTCTGGCCCCAACGCCAGCAGCAGGAACGACAGCTGCAATTGTAGTTGATTTATTCATCGTGCTTCTTTGACAGTACGCGGATAAAGGTTTCGTTGGGTTTGATCATACCCAGCTCGTGGCGAGCACGCTCTTCTACCCCTTCGAGCCCAAGCTTCAGATCTTCAATATCCGCTTTGAGTAATTTATTGCGTTTAGCCAGATCGGCATTGGCAGCCTGATGCTTGTCTACGGCTGTTTTGATACGCCTGAAGTCTTCAAGACCATTGTGCCCAAACCACAGGTTGTATTGGGTATATGCACACAGACATAGCAATGCAAGTTGGAAATATCGCATTCGAGCTACCTTAATTGCTTTACAGGATCATGCATTGCACCTGGCAATGTGCACTACTTGCGTTGTTGTTTTTTTCTTACGTTTGCCCAGTTCACACTGCTGGCAAGTAACATTTCTCGTAAACCCAGTGTTCTGGGCGGTAGTATTTTATGATATTGCCAGCGGTGACCACAACAGGCAGCGGTCATTAACGCTTTACTTGGTTTGAGTAAATAGCGCGTTGCTGGTAAGTCTAACTGTCCATCTTCACCAAATGCATTACCCGAGCAGTCAAACCAGCCAAACTGGTTACAATGGCATAGCCCATCGCGAGTCTGATCCAGCGTATCTAAGTACACGCAAGTAACACCAGCGTCGATGACCATAACAGGCACTACCAAACCAACAGAGGCATGTGCGGTATAAAAGGTTTTGGCTTCATCACAGTGCCACTGGGGGCATTTACGTTGTTTGGCCAGCCAGCAGCCGTTGTGGCTATCAAGTTCGAGGGGAACTTCACCGAGCACAATATGCGTCGCAGCTCGCTCAACATAATAAGGCAGGCTACTTA is a window of Pseudoalteromonas sp. R3 DNA encoding:
- a CDS encoding S8 family peptidase: MTTRNLKIGAVALAMSGMFAASNAMANNVEAFNNNANIAQLSQKMQSQNTAGTQFIIKYKDNSNQLMSISGADMSPAMMNSRAQSFVKNFKSKKKSSLKTKYVRKMALSNHHVMRVDQKLSAAEAQSLMMEMSATGNIEYIEIDQMLQPFATPNDPRYSDQWHYFEAAGGINAPAAWDKATGNGVVVAVLDTGYRPHADLNANILPGYDMISDLSVANDGGGRDSDARDPGDAVSANECGYTHSARSSSWHGTHVAGTVAAVSNNGEGVAGVAYDAKVVPVRVLGKCGGLTSDIADAIIWASGGSVSGVPANSNPADVINMSLGGSGACSSTTQNAINTARANGTTIVIAAGNDNDNSANYNPGNCSGIINVASVGRNGGRAYYSNYGSNIDVAAPGGAQSFANDPEGILSTYNSGSNTPSSDSYSYSQGTSMAAPHVAGVAALIKQAKPSATPDEVESILKSTTRSFPATCTSCGTGIIDASAAVDAALGGTGGNELEDGVAKTSLSGGTGSETFYTFEVGSGVSKVTFTMSGGTGDADLYVRANAKPTQSAYDCRPYEGGNNEVCTIDNPSTGTYHVMMRGYSAYSGVSLKAETAGGSTGPVELTESNLSASTGNWIQKSLNVPAGMSSLTVTISGGTGDADLFVKQGSAPTSSSYDCRPYKGGNAETCTFTNPQAGTWYFGLNAYRTFSGVTLNAKAQ
- the rpoS gene encoding RNA polymerase sigma factor RpoS, which produces MAQTAKLNSKVNPELDEKFEDVSVEEPKTELLEDIENDEELFAKDDSVKNLDATQLYLGEIGFSPLLSAEEEVYFARKALKGCEASRKRMIESNLRLVVKIARRYNNRGLALLDLIEEGNLGLIRAVEKFDPERGFRFSTYATWWIRQTIERAIMNQTRTIRLPIHVVKELNVYLRTARELTQKLDHEPTAEEIAESLDRPVEDVSKMLRLNEKITSVDTPIGGDNDKALLDIIADERGYEPESEVQNKDINRHIVDWLGELNPKQREVLARRFGLLGYEPSTLEDVGREIGLTRERVRQIQVEALRRLKDILQHEGLSTDSLFEQM
- a CDS encoding peptidoglycan DD-metalloendopeptidase family protein; amino-acid sequence: MNRTRINTLLLLCYFLAACTTPHSPAPVVNLSKGKTSYKQKIQIKNNQYKVKKGDTLFAIAFSANKDVRTVAKINKIKPPYTIFPGQIISLDYPKKTNKTSKKQSAKTVNLTDKKQKNNISPKKELDRPKQREYVQKQASEKSSHTKQLSNNKVRWRWPAVGKVTRRFSVKENGYKGIQISNKKGTSVKAAANGVVVYAGSALRGYGNLIILKHTDDYLSAYAHNSKLLVREQQQVKAGQKIAEMGDTDASSVALRFEIRYRGQAVNPGRFLPKN
- a CDS encoding protein-L-isoaspartate(D-aspartate) O-methyltransferase, with amino-acid sequence MLKNYKRSAEALVATLARHGINDPEVLNCLEITPRHLFVDTVLQHKSYENTALPIGQGQTISQPLVVARMTELLRQAGVAKKVLEVGTGSGYQTAVLAQLFDEVYSIERIKALQWQAKRRLHMLDLYNVAMKHGDGWQGWASKGPYEGIIVTAAAAQVPQALLEQLCDGGVMVIPVGEQHQVLTMYQRQGQQFIENKLAEVRFVPLIPGALS
- the surE gene encoding 5'/3'-nucleotidase SurE, translating into MKILLSNDDGVHAKGIEVLYKALCEIAEVVVIAPDRNCSGASNSLTLINPLRATTLDNGFVSVNGTPTDCVHLGVNQLLDEAPDLVVAGINNGANLGDDTLYSGTVAAATEGRHLGLPAIAVSLCSKREAHYETAAAVTVKLIKALKSHPLPKDQIININVPDIPLSDLKGMLVTRLGARHKAETMTRQLDPWNRDVYWYGSLGQELDAGEGTDFYAVKQGYAAITPLKVDMTAHESLDSLSSWIAAQE
- a CDS encoding tRNA pseudouridine(13) synthase TruD — its product is MKTCVSELNYLYGKPQARAEFKSQPEDFMVDEILDIEFTGEGEHVCLQIVKKGENTAFIARKLAEFAGVAPRDVSYGGLKDRHGVCTQWFSVPVPIKQSLDFSKLNCDSLFVLKQVRHNRKLRTGCHKGNRFTITLRNVSEPLDLLSRVNAVRQGVPNYFGEQRFGHDGYNLEMAQRLFEGERIRDKKLRGLVISAARSHIFNQLVSRRVAEHGLAKTWHREVFMLSGSNAFFEEDISDELIVRLLEEDIVLSAPLLGKGEKGLTALEVEWLKPFADWWQGLGSLGLKNERRALRVIPGNLLVKSLEATTIQLSFDLPKGCYATAILRELVHHEDVSHRNYDKKGNNQDEDTAQ
- the ispF gene encoding 2-C-methyl-D-erythritol 2,4-cyclodiphosphate synthase, producing the protein MIRIGHGFDVHKFGGEGPLTICGEKIPYTQGFIAHSDGDVAIHAVCDALLGALALGDIGKHFPDTAAEFENIDSRILLRRVMEQVSDLGYQLGNLDVTIVAQAPKMRPHIDAMRANLAADCNADIGLVNVKATTTEKLGFEGRKEGISSHAVVLLTKVA
- the ispD gene encoding 2-C-methyl-D-erythritol 4-phosphate cytidylyltransferase, encoding MNKSTTIAAVVPAAGVGARMGLNHPKQYLKIGDKTVLEHTLTKLATLPQLNQIYVAISETDGYFSELSLSGLNVRRVNGGKERADSVLNVLLAMQDTPPDWVLVHDAARPLVEVSDITNLMEQCLTHQEGGILASKVKDTIKRGTSHSEETVPRETLWQALTPQFFPYQQLLNALQQALQNQVQITDEASAIEHAGLPVRLVSGRSDNIKITTPEDYALASFLMSQQSKERSL
- the ftsB gene encoding cell division protein FtsB; the protein is MRYFQLALLCLCAYTQYNLWFGHNGLEDFRRIKTAVDKHQAANADLAKRNKLLKADIEDLKLGLEGVEERARHELGMIKPNETFIRVLSKKHDE